The following are encoded together in the Vanrija pseudolonga chromosome 7, complete sequence genome:
- the MCCL_0076 gene encoding Oleate hydratase translates to MTVYTSGYTSGNYEAFARPRKPAGVDDKTAWFVGAGIASLAGAAFLVRDGQMDGSKITILEEGSLVGGALDGIKEPKSGFVVRGGRELEDHYECLWDLFRSIPSLEIPDASVLDEFYWLNKDDPNYSLCRVTHNRGEDAKTENLFTLSDKAQKEVQHVFLAPREEMENKRINEVFTSEFFKSNFWIYWRTMFAFEEWHSALEMKLYLHRFIHHISGLPDMSALKFTKYNQYESFALPLRKYLEDRGVKFQFSTTVTDVDFDITEQRKQATRIHWTVRKEDGPDEVGGVDLGANDLVFVTIGSLTENSDNGDHHTAAKLKEGPAPAWDLWRHIAAKDTSGAFGNPNVFGAHIPETKWEAATVTTLDKRIPAYIQKICKRDPFSGKVVTGGIVTAKDSKWLLSWTVNRQPHFKNQSPNEIVAWVYALFVDTPGDYVKKPMQECTGEEITQEWLYHMGVPEEDIPELAATGAKTVPSMMPYVTSFFMPRQKGDRPDVIPAGAVNFAFLGQFAETKSRDCIFTTEYSVRTAMEAVYQHLNIERGVPEVFNSTYDVRTVLAAATALRDGKKLRIPGPDFVNRWIFRHLEESSVIGGLMLDEGLIPDERTKDSK, encoded by the coding sequence ATGACTGTCTACACCAGCGGCTACACTAGCGGCAACTACGAGGCCTTTGCTCGTCCCCGCAAGCCTGCGGGCGTCGATGACAAGACGGCTTGGTTCGTTGGCGCTGGCATTGCCTcccttgccggcgccgcttTCCTCGTCCGCGACGGCCAGATGGATGGTAGCAAGATCACCATCCTTGAAGAGGGTAgccttgtcggcggtgcCCTTGATGGCATTAAGGAGCCCAAGTCTGGATTCGTCGttcgcggcggtcgcgaaCTCGAGGACCACTACGAATGCCTGTGGGACCTCTTCCGCTCAATCCCCTCCCTCGAAATCCCCGACGCCAGCGTCCTGGACGAGTTTTACTGGCTCAACAAGGACGACCCGAACTACTCGCTTTGCCGTGTCACGCACAACCGTGGTGAAGACGCCAAAACCGAGAACCTCTTTACCTTGAGCGACAAGGCCCAGAAGGAGGTTCAGCACGTCTTCCTTGCTCCTCGCGAAGAGATGGAGAACAAACGTATCAACGAGGTGTTTACCTCAGAGTTCTTCAAGTCCAACTTTTGGATCTACTGGCGGACCATGTTCGCTTTCGAGGAGTGGCACTCGGCCCTCGAGATGAAGCTCTACCTCCACCGCTTCATTCACCACATCAGCGGCCTCCCTGACATGTCTGCACTCAAGTTCACCAAATACAACCAGTACGAATCATTCGCCCTTCCCCTTCGCAAATACCTTGAGGACCGTGGTGTCAAGTTCCAGTTCAGTACAACTGTGACGGACGTCGACTTCGACATCACCGAGCAGCGCAAGCAGGCGACCCGTATCCACTGGACGGTGCGCAAAGAGGACGGCCcggacgaggtgggcggTGTTGATCTCGGTGCCAAcgacctcgtcttcgtcaCCATCGGCTCCTTGACCGAAAACTCGGACAATGGTGACCACCACACTGCGGCAAAACTCAAGGAGGGTCCGGCGCCCGCCTGGGATCTCTGGCGCCATATCGCCGCCAAGGACACATCAGGCGCATTCGGCAACCCCAATGTCTTTGGTGCCCACATCCCCGAGACCAAGTGGGAAGCTGCCACCGTCACGACTCTCGACAAGCGCATCCCTGCGTACATCCAGAAGATCTGCAAGCGCGACCCGTTCTCCGGCAAGGTCGTTACTGGTGGCATCGTCACGGCCAAGGACTCGAAGTGGCTGCTGAGCTGGACTGTCAACCGCCAACCTCACTTCAAGAACCAATCTCCGAACGAGATTGTGGCTTGGGTCTACGCCCTATTCGTGGACACCCCTGGCGACTACGTCAAGAAGCCCATGCAGGAATGCACGGGCGAGGAGATCACTCAGGAGTGGCTTTATCACATGGGTGTCCCTGAAGAGGACATCCCAGAGCTTGCTGCCACAGGCGCCAAAACTGTCCCGAGCATGATGCCTTACGTCACATCCTTCTTCATGCCGCGCCAGAAGGGCGACCGACCCGACGTGAttcccgccggcgccgtcaacTTTGCGTTCCTCGGCCAATTTGCCGAGACCAAGTCCCGCGACTGCATCTTCACGACAGAGTACTCGGTCCGAACGGCAATGGAGGCTGTTTATCAGCACCTCAATATCGAGCGAGGGGTCCCCGAGGTCTTCAACTCGACATATGACGTTCGCACCGTCCTTGCTGCGGCCACTGCACTGCGCGACGGGAAGAAGTTGCGTATCCCTGGTCCCGACTTTGTCAACAGGTGGATCTTCCGCCACCTTGAGGAGTCGTCAGTCATTGGTGGTCTgatgctcgacgagggcctTATTCCCGATGAGCGCACAAAGGACAGCAAGTAG
- the ligD gene encoding Multifunctional non-ous end joining protein LigD yields MWALHKLKAGQDLQPYDSASSSQFTATEIEQFPVLSTRNFWCIQRHQATAHHYDLRMHLNGGLLSWAIPKGLLGMSKDAEPARLAIQTEIHPVRYAVHEVLWDVGQYFVDDIHTYDADSPESPWQDGADSQELGLFEERKLESAMKRIGDGDARSFHFFLRGGRKATFILVRTSDGGSRPKPNKPSWLVRLPKEVQGYPWDSEGEDGDGYGRSVKMVVEGGLRAS; encoded by the exons ATGTGGGCCCTTCACAAGCTCAAAGCTGGGCAAGATTTGCAGCCCTACGACTCCGCTTCCTCCTCCCAGTTTACAGCTACCGAGATCGAGCAGTTTCCAGTGCTATCAACGCGCAACTTTTGGTGCATACAGAGGCATCAAGCCACag CCCACCACTATGATCTACGTATGCACCTCAATGGAGGGCTCCTGAGTTGGGCTATCCCGAAAGGGCTGCTGGGTATGTCAAAAGACGCGGAGCCCGCCAGACTCGCAATCCAAACTGAGATTCATCCGGTCCGGTATGCCGTTCACGAGG TGCTCTGGGATGTAGGACAATACTTTGTCGACGACATTCACACGTACGACGCAGACAGTCCCGAGAGTCCTTGGCAAGATGGAGCGGATTCGCAAGA ACTCGGGTTGTTCGAGGAGCGAAAGCTCGAGAGCGCCATGAAACGGATAGgagacggcgacgcgagAAGCTTTCATTTTTTCCTTCGAGGCGGTAGGAAGGCGA CTTTTATTCTCGTTCGGACGTCGGACGGTGGATCTCGTCCTAAGCCGAACAAGCCGAGCTGGCTGGTTCGTCTTCCCAAAGAAGTGCAGGGATATCCTTGGGATTCTGAAGGGGAAGACGGTGATGGGTACGGGCGAAGCGTCAAAA tggtggtggagggcgGTCTTCGCGCCAGTTAG
- the ligD gene encoding uncharacterized protein codes for MWALHKLKAGQDLQPYDSASSSQFTATEIEQFPVLSTRNFWCIQRHQATAHHYDLRMHLNGGLLSWAIPKGLLVLWDVGQYFVDDIHTYDADSPESPWQDGADSQELGLFEERKLESAMKRIGDGDARSFHFFLRGGRKATFILVRTSDGGSRPKPNKPSWLVRLPKEVQGYPWDSEGEDGDGYGRSVKMVVEGGLRAS; via the exons ATGTGGGCCCTTCACAAGCTCAAAGCTGGGCAAGATTTGCAGCCCTACGACTCCGCTTCCTCCTCCCAGTTTACAGCTACCGAGATCGAGCAGTTTCCAGTGCTATCAACGCGCAACTTTTGGTGCATACAGAGGCATCAAGCCACag CCCACCACTATGATCTACGTATGCACCTCAATGGAGGGCTCCTGAGTTGGGCTATCCCGAAAGGGCTGCTGG TGCTCTGGGATGTAGGACAATACTTTGTCGACGACATTCACACGTACGACGCAGACAGTCCCGAGAGTCCTTGGCAAGATGGAGCGGATTCGCAAGA ACTCGGGTTGTTCGAGGAGCGAAAGCTCGAGAGCGCCATGAAACGGATAGgagacggcgacgcgagAAGCTTTCATTTTTTCCTTCGAGGCGGTAGGAAGGCGA CTTTTATTCTCGTTCGGACGTCGGACGGTGGATCTCGTCCTAAGCCGAACAAGCCGAGCTGGCTGGTTCGTCTTCCCAAAGAAGTGCAGGGATATCCTTGGGATTCTGAAGGGGAAGACGGTGATGGGTACGGGCGAAGCGTCAAAA tggtggtggagggcgGTCTTCGCGCCAGTTAG
- the Hmgcll1 gene encoding 3-hydroxymethyl-3-methylglutaryl-CoA lyase, cytoplasmic: MNRSMSTLARSSLIVEVSARDGLQNLKPPAVPTAVKKELVERLLDTGLKVIEVGSFVRPDRVPQMADTPTLLPGLPSLRSEDPEVHYPVLVPNMRGLQSLLELEAASKASDPNVGPLTNEIAVFVSATEPFSKANNNASVDKVLSGLPAVIDKALERGYRVRGYVSCVMTDPLLDMGCYEVSLGDTTGEGNPEAWKTLWEALLKEDIPTSRLAAHCHDTFSMALPSILALLPLGLRIVDSSLAGLGGCPYSPGATGNVATEDVVYALHKLGYNTGVDLEKLVKSGNWLTKTIGISNESKVGRAIGARLALKEKAK, translated from the exons ATGAACCGCTCAATGTCGACCCTCGCCCGCTCATCCCT CATCGTCGAGGTGTCAGCTCGGGATGGTCTTCAAAACCTCAAGCCGCCTGCTGTCCCAACGGCTGTGAAGAAGGAGTTGGTGGAGCGCCTCCTGGACACTGGATTGAAGGTCATCGAAGTGGGCAGCTTTGTGCGACCGGATCGTGTGCCTCAG ATGGCGGACACGCCCACCCTTCTCCCCGGCCTTCCTTCGCTTCGTAGTGAGGACCCAGAAGTCCACTACCCAGTACTGGTCCCAAACATGAGGGGTCTCCAATctctccttgagctcgaggccgcctcCAAGGCCAGCGATCCCAATGTCGGACCACTGACCAACGAGATTGCGGTCTTTGTGTCCGCCACCGAG CCATTCTCTAAGGCGAACAACAACGCCTCTGTGGACAAGGTCCTTAGTGGTCTCCCTGCTGTCATCGACAAGGCGTTGGAGCGCGGCTATCGCGTTCGAGGCTACGTCTCTTGCGTCATGACCGATCC GCTTTTGGACATGGGCTGCTACGAGGTTTCACTTGGTGACACGACGGGCGAAGGCAACCCCGAGGCCTGGAAGACATTGTGGGAGGCCCTCCTGAAGGAGGATATCCCGACATCCCGCCTGGCT GCTCAT TGCCATGACACGTTCTCAATGGCTCTCCCCAGCATCCTGGCTCTGCTGCCTTTGGGACTGCGCATCGTTGACTCGTCGCTTGCCGGCCTAGGAGGCTGCCCCTACTCGCCTGGTGCGACCGGCAATGTGGCAACAGAAGACGTTGTTTACGCCCTCCACAAACTGGGGTACAACACCGGCGTGGACTTGGAGAAGCTGGTCAAGTCTGGCAACTGGCTCACCAAGACCATTGGCATCTCTAATGAGAGCAAAGTCGGACGTGCAATCGGAGCTAGGCTGGCGTTgaaggagaaggccaagtAG
- the SPCC70.08c gene encoding putative methyltransferase8c: MAPNDYSASLSNHNPSNYNKHADFVYAAKYTSAVLDLLSPQPGEAIADLGCGTGELTLKIKDAVGPQGAVWGIDSSQSMLDKASVAGEKVGIQFRQADIQDYTTLDPSLKGKFDAVFSSATFHWCKGNPGGVVDTIKWLLKPGGRVAFEFGGFGNTSVHEFIIILRAGTNLIRVGIRAALHEVLRRRGIDPVTRDPWYFPTAQQYTSLLQQHGLTPGNVALYPRPTPLTTDLVGWLNTFARNTFFTGIPSNEADALIQEVADICRPDAYWNDASPGDAAKGTDAAAAKDGWEIMYVRLRGIATL, translated from the exons ATGGCCCCCAACGACTACAGTGCCTCTCTGTCCAACCACAACCCCTCCAATTACAACAAGCATGCCGACTTTGTGTACGCTGCCAAGTACACATCGGCAGTGCTCGACCTCCTGAGCCCTCAACCGGGAGAGGCGATCGCTGACCTTGGATGTGGCACTGGAGAGCTCACTCTCAAGATCAAGGACGCTGTCGGCCCTCAGGGAGCTGTCTGGGGCATTGACTCTAGTCAGAGTATG ctcgacaaggccagCGTTGCTGGAGAGAAGGTTGGCATTCAATTCCGCCAGGCCGACATTCAGGACTATACCACTCTGGACCCATCTCTCAAGGGCAAATTTGACGCTGTCTTCTCCTCTGCAACGTTCCACTGGTGCAAGGGGAACcccggcggcgtggttgACACTATCAAGTGGCTCCTTAAGCCCGGCGGAAGAGTCGCCTTTGAGTTCGGGGGCTTTGGAAACACGTCAGTACACGAATTCATCATCATCCTTAGAGCAGGCACTAACTTAATCAGAGTTGGAATTCGTGCGGCTCTTCATGAAGTTCTCCGCCGTCGTGGCATTGACCCTGTTACCCGTGACCCCTGGTACTTCCCGACGGCTCAGCAGTACACCAGC CTTCTCCAGCAGCACGGCCTGACGCCGGGCAATGTTGCACTCTACCCACGTCCCACCCCCCTCACCACAGACCTAGTCGGTTGGCTCAACACTTTCGCTCGCAACACTTTCTTCACCGGTATTCCTTCCAATGAGGCAGACGCTCTGATTCAGGAGGTAGCCGACATATGTCGCCCCGATGCCTACTGGAATGACGCCTCTCCTGGTGATGCCGCGAAGGGAAccgatgctgctgctgccaaggACGGTTGGGAGATCATGTACGTGCGTCTCCGCGGAATCGCCACTCTATAG
- the hnt1 gene encoding Hit family protein 1: MSSLASCIFCKIIKGEIPSMKLIETDTILAFMDIGPIARGHCLVIPKYHAAKLTDLPDDQMGDILPALKKLAKATGAENYNILQNNGRPAHQEVDHVHFHVIPKPADRGDQEGLVVGWPTQGLSREEIQKKFEEMKALLQ, translated from the exons ATGAGCTCTCTCGCCTC CTGCATTTTCTGCAAGATCATCAAGG GAGAAATCCCTTC GATGAAGCTGATTGAGACCGACACGATCCTTGCGTTCATGGACATTGGCCCCATTGCTCGTGGCCACTGCCTTGTCATTCCCAAGT ACCATGCCGCCAAGCTCACCGACCTACCCGATGACCAGATGGGTGACATTCTGCCCGCCCTCAAGAAGCTGGCCAAGGCAACG GGTGCGGAGAACTACAACATTCTTCAG AACAATGGTCGCCCTGCTCACCAG GAGGTCGACCATGTGCACTTCCATGTCATCCCCAAGCCTGCTGACCGCGGCGACCAGGAGGGCCTTGTCGTTGGCTGGCCCA CGCAGGGT CTCTCTCGCGAGGAAATCCAGAAGAAGTTCGAGGAGATGAAGGCTCTCCTTCAGTAG
- the DDI1 gene encoding DNA damage-inducible protein 1, which produces MKLTIITPESIYEHEVDPSMEVRDVKALIEAETTIAATSQTLSSDSGVVLAPDNKSLESFGLRGDSATVFLTFPEPQPHASSSHAPNPDLSVSSDADFERMRLQALGDPQLMAQLRQANPEFAASIQTGGSRFREMIRHQEQNMRAAAQEKERQTELLNADPYDIEAQKKIEEAIRMEAVLENMQHAMEYSPESFGHVTMLYINVEVNGHPVKAFVDSGAQATIISPECAEACGIMRLLDRRFEGVAQGVGTAKIFGRIHSAQIKLGNLFLPVAFSVMEGRSVDLLFGLDMLKRHQACIDLSTNTLRIGDTEIPFLSEHQLPDKARIPEVADAQSSQPSQSTAGPSSAPAAGPSRSVPNSSATSSASDRDIETLVGLGATREHAAQLLEAAGGNVDVAASMLFG; this is translated from the exons ATGAAGCTTACAATCATCACCCCTGAGAGCATCTATGAACACGAGGTTGATCCCTCCATGGAAGTGCGCGACGTAAAGGCATtgatcgaggccgag ACCACCATTGCGGCGACGTCCCAGACTCTATCGTCCGACTCGGGAGTCGTCCTTGCGCCGGATAACAAAAGCCTAGAATCATTTGGCCTCAGAGGCGACAGCGCTACAGTGTTCCTCACATTCCC GGAGCCCCAGCCCcatgcctcgtcgtctcACGCTCCCAACCCCGATCTCTCGGTATCTAGCGATGCAGACTTCGAGCGGATGCGCCTCCAGGCCCTAGGTGACCCTCAACTCATGGCTCAGCTGCGACAG GCCAACCCTGAATTCGCTGCATCGATACAGACTGGAGGTTCAAGGTTCCGCGAAATGATCCGCCACCAAGAACAGAACatgagggcagcggcgcaggAGAAAGAGCGGCAGACCGAG CTCCTCAACGCGGACCCTTATGACATTGAG GCCCAGAAGAAGATTGAAGAGGCTATTCGAATGGAGGCAGTTCTGGAGAACATGCAGCATGCCATGGAGTACTCC CCTGAATCTTTTGGACACGTCACAATGTTGTACATCAACGTGGAGGTGAACGGCCATCCTGTCAAGGCGTTTGTTGACTCTGGCGCGCAAGCCACAATCA TTTCCCCAGAATGCGCGGAAGCATGTGGAATCATGCGCTTGCTGGATAGGCGTTTTGAGGGTGTCGCCCAAGGAGTGGGTACGGCTAAGATCTTTGGCCGTATCCATTCTGCCCAGATCAAGCTTGGCAACCTCTTTTTGCCTGTTGCATTCTCGGTCATGGAGGGACGCTCTGTGGACCTTCTGTTCGGCCTGGACATGCTCAAGCGCCACCAGGCTTGTATCGACCTATCCACCAATACACTCCGCATTGGCGACACTGAGATTCCATTCCTCTCAGAGCACCAGCTACCAGACAAGGCACGCATTCCCGAGGTCGCTGATGCGCAATCGTCGCAACCATCTCAATCAACAGCCGGGCCTTCAAGTGCACCAGCTGCTGGCCCGTCTAGAAGCGTGCCCAACTCGTCAGCGACCTCGTCTGCATCTGATCGTGACATTGAAACT CTGGTAGGGCTTGGGGCAACCAGAGAGCATGCCGCGCAGCTCTTGGAGGCAGCAGGTGGCAACGTCGATGTGGCCGCTTCGATGCTCTTCGGGTGA
- the Wrap73 gene encoding WD repeat-containing protein WRAP73 yields MDTYQFSQVYRASAISFSPGSTFIAAAIEDHVMIRSTSSLDLIRTWHCSSSPEAPSPGSVTQRKPHTVDFLEWSSDGSRLLAFTSKGGQAWVLDLSSGEQVAHLANGVTRVEWGGSSILAWSDRGVSWHHLPTGTSRFVQYAQQAQKGHAWSPGHRYIALLERHHGRCYVGVYDSQSLIRHFPVSTEASGVSWSPCGKWIAAWDWKVNYAISFHTPAGTMAGSFKPANAILGVSAVAWSPNGRHVIVGGYDGTVHVLESESFYPIAALRGYEGDILGEPPTGHTTLTQFTPTTAAPHRSGVQHVGVSEDGSILFFCHDSALHVYTLLPSTGSATPDISHWSTAVLLNGVKSIRPCPTTNRIAFVTGAAKLYMWDKLGVEAVKIPGDVLAVDVHWAPDGHTASVSDRRLFCLVYEEGADESTNMEGEGWEELD; encoded by the exons ATGGACACTTACCAGTTCTCCCAAGTCTATAGGGCTTCAGCCATATCCTTTTCACCAGGCTCAACATTTATCGCGGCCGCCATCGAGGATCATGTGATGATTCGATCCACATCGAGTCTCGACCTGATACGGACATGGCATTGCTCCTCGTCTCCCGAAGCACCGTCACCAGGCTCTGTCACACAACGCAAGCCTCATACTGTCGATTTTCTCGAGTGGTCTTCGGATGGGTCCCGTTTGCTCGCATTTACATCAAAAGGGGGGCAGGCTTGGGTCCTTGATCTCAGCTCTGGGGAACAGGTAGCCCATCTTGCTAACGGCGTAACGCGCGTCGAGTGGGGAGGCAGTTCCATTCTAGCGTGGTCCGATAGG GGGGTCTCTTGGCATCATCTGCCAACCGGCACCAGTCGCTTTGTGCAGTACGCCCAGCAGGCGCAGAAAG GACATGCCTGGTCACCAGGCCATCGCTACATAGCCTTGCTGGAGCGACATCATGGACGGTGCTATGTTGGAGTGTACGACAGTCAATCCCTTATCCGA CACTTTCCAGTTAGTACTGAAGCGAGTGGGGTGTCATGGAGCCCTTGTGGCAAGTGGATCGCTGCCTGGGATTGGAAAGTCAAC TACGCGATCAGCTTCCACACCCCGGCAGGCACGATGGCAGGCAGTTTCAAGCCAGCCAACGCTATCCTGGGCGTGAGCGCAGTGGCATGGTCCCCCAACGGACGCCATGTCATAGTTGGGGGGTACGATGGCACAGTTCACGTCCTTGAGAGCGAAAGCTTCTACCCAATCGCTGCCCTCCGAGGGTATGAAGGTGACATCTTGGGAGAACCGCCAACTGGCCATACCACTCTGACTCAGT TCACTCCGACGACTGCTGCTCCCCATCGTTCCGGGGTTCAGCATGTGGGTGTCTCGGAGGATGGGAGTATACTCTTCTTCTGCCACGACTCAGCTCTACACGTCTATACACTACTCCCTTCTACCGGATCCGCAACCCCAGACATCTCGCATTGGTCAACAGCGGTGTTGCTGAACGGAGTAAAGTCCATCCGGCCGTGCCCGACCACAAACAGGATCGCCTTTGTCACGGGGGCAGCAAAACTTTACATGTGGGACAAGCTCGGAGTCGAGGCTGTGAAGATTCCTGGAG ACGTGCTCGCTGTCGATGTTCACTGGGCTCCAGACGGCCACACGGCCTCTGTGTCTGACCGACGCTTGTTCTGTCTGGTGTATGAGGAAGGTGCCGACGAGTCGACGAAcatggagggcgagggctgggaAGAATTGGATTGA
- the GID8 gene encoding Protein GID8, producing MSARPSINTAGQPAGRQTWEAKFESAEVSTTDFNAIVFDYLVVQGFSGAAIAFAREAGISQTIDQAMIQERMEIRQAVEDGRVEEAVRRVNELDPEILDTDSTLLFHLFLLRLIELIRAERIDDALQFATLELAPRGAQNPEFLADLERTMALLAFPNITKDDLSSDPAYAPITKLMSRDQRTKVAKELNAAILDSQGQGKETKLAGLIRLMGWGEERLSKAGITVHDDRGRQWADAVLDEV from the exons ATGTCGGCCAGACCATCAATCAACACGGCTGGCCAGCCTGCCGGCCGTCAGACTTGGGAAGCCAAGTTTGAGTCAGCCGAGGTGTCCACCAC CGACTTCAATGCCATAGTTTTCGATTACCTCGTGGTCCAGGGCTTTTCGGGTGCCGCCATCGCATTCGCACGCGAAGCTGGCATTTCTCAGACGATCGACCAAGCCATGATTCAAGAGCGGATGGAGATTCGACAAGCCGTTGAAGATGGTCGCGTTGAGGAGGCTGTTCGCCGAGTCAATGAGCTGGATCCAGAG ATTCTGGACACCGACTCTACGCTACTCTTCCACCTGTTTCTCCTGCGATTGATCGAGCTCATTCGTGCCGAGCGCATCGACGATGCGTTGCAGTTTGCCACTCTCGAACTCGCCCCTCGCGGCGCCCAGAACCCCGAAttcctcgccgacctggagAGAACCATGGCCCTCCTCGCGTTTCCAAACATCACCAAGGACGACCTGTCGAGTGACCCAGCGTATGCGCCAATCACCAAGCTTATGAGTCGCGATCAACGCACCAAGGTCGCGAAGGAACTCAACGCGGCGATTCTGGATAGCCAGGGGCAGGGGAAGGAGACTAAGCTCGCCGGTCTCATTCGGCTGATGGGATGGGGAGAGGAGCGCCTGAGTAAGGCTGGCATTACTGTTCACGACGATCGTGGCCGCCAATGGGCCGACGCTGTACTTGACGAAGTGTAA